The stretch of DNA GTAGATGACACATCATAGATAGGAAAGCTTGGGCAATGACAAAGGTGAAAAGCATGTTGGAGCTGACGGCAAAGGCATAGCCGGCGGTCCTCGTCGCCAGGGGAAAAGTTTCACTAGGAATCAACCAGCCAAGTGGACCCCAAGACCAAGCAAAGCTCGAAACGAATAGGCACACGagcaccaccacccaaactgccaCTCCGTGTCCCAGCTCATTGGTTGCTTTCAAATTCACAAGCAAAATGCCTCCAATAGCCACCTGCATGCAAATCACCCCCCACTAGAGTTAGAATCTCATATTTCAAACGATTCCTCGTAATctataattacatgtttaatatgcCATGGCTTGTGTCCCTAACCTGTGTGATCAACATCTGGCCACAAGCTTCAAGAAGCAGGAATCTCCTCCCGACTTTGTCCACTAAGACCACTGATACGACGGTAGACAGAACATTGACGATCCCCGTGATGACCGCAGAAAGAAGTGAAGCATCATTCTTAAATCCGATGGTCTGAAAGAGGACTGGTGCATAGAACATGATGGCGTTGATCCCAGTGAACTGCTGGAAGACTTGCATCACGATGGCAATAACCAATTGCGGTCGGCTACTTCTCTTCATGAGATTCTTGAAAGGTTGCTTCACCTGTCGTGCCATCTCGCAGGCGTGTAGTATTTCCTCGTACTCTGCATCGACATTGTCGGTCCCCCGGATCTTCTTCAACATGGCCAAGCCTTCCATAAGCATCTCACGCTCGATGAGGCTCGTCGGGGTCTCCGCAATCACCATGGAGCCCAAGCAAAGCATCATCGCCGGCACTCCAGCCAAGCCAAGCGCAAGTCTCCACCCCCAGGGGTGGATATTGGACACCAAGTAGTTTACAATGTTCGCCACAAAGATCCCGATGGTCACGTCAAGTTGGAAGAGGATGTTTAAGGCTCCACGGACGTGAACTGGTGCGATCTCCGACAAGAATAGAGGAACTGCCTACAGGATGAATAATAGTGGCAAACATATGACACGGAAAGTGAGTTTAACAAAAGATACATCTTCCAGGAGAAATTGGAAGTTAATAGGGAAATTGAGACGGAAACTGAAGAGAAGAGAAACTCTAGAATGAAAAATTGTATGAAAAAGAAAGTAGAGCAAACCTGATTGGCAAATCCAACACCAACTCCGAGGAGAATCCTTCCGATGATCAGCATGGCAATGTTCACAGCAGCTGCGTTCAGGATGacaccaaccaagaagaatattGATGCTGCTTGCATAGTGAGCTTCCGGCCATGTTTCGTGCAAATCTTCGAAGCTACGAAGCTGGCTACCAAGGCAGCAAGGTACAATGATGAAGTGAAAAGCTGAAGGTTTTGGTTATCAAACTTGCAATAGTTGTCTTCCTTGGCTTTGTGCTTCCTCTCAAAGACCGCAGGGAAGAACTCCTCCAAGAAGTCATCCATAGATGTCACTCCCCCTGCAGATTGACCGTACAGATACGATTGATTAGCTCCATGATCAGAAATAGATTGGAGCTGAATGAGGAAGGCTTTAGGCAAAAGCAACATATATGAggcagttgatgacaaagagaaagaACCATCACACGACCAAGTGGAAAATCCAAGCAAGATCTGCAAGCAACCATCTCTTATCTTGTATGATAGAGCATCTCTCTCACCGTATTATCAATACCATCAAATGGGCTAATGTCAactaaagaaaataaacaatcatcttcctgttgtacctcaataacaagttgttccttttgtttttttcttttataataagtaGGTCTAATTATCTGATTTAACCTATGACGACAACGTAAGACAAACCTGGCCATACTTTCGATGCTATATaataaaacaaataaatctaGGGAAGGATTTAGGCAAAAGCAACATATGAggcagttgatgacaaagagaaacaACCATCACACAACCAAGTGGAAAATCCATGCATGGAATCCCAAGCAAAGTTATTACAAGATCTGCAAGCAACCATCACCTATCTTGTATGATAGACCATCTATCACTCTGCAATGCAATGGAGGTGGAGATTGGATTATTAATACCATCCAATGGGCTTATGTcaagtaaagaaaataaacaatcatcTTCTTGTTGTAGTTAAAACCTCAATAACAAGTTGTTCCCTTTCTTTTTGTAAAAAGTGCATCTAATTATCTTATTTAACCTATGACAACAAACCAAGAcaaacctgaccaaacttcc from Musa acuminata AAA Group cultivar baxijiao chromosome BXJ2-11, Cavendish_Baxijiao_AAA, whole genome shotgun sequence encodes:
- the LOC135627066 gene encoding sugar transport protein MST4-like yields the protein MDDFLEEFFPAVFERKHKAKEDNYCKFDNQNLQLFTSSLYLAALVASFVASKICTKHGRKLTMQAASIFFLVGVILNAAAVNIAMLIIGRILLGVGVGFANQAVPLFLSEIAPVHVRGALNILFQLDVTIGIFVANIVNYLVSNIHPWGWRLALGLAGVPAMMLCLGSMVIAETPTSLIEREMLMEGLAMLKKIRGTDNVDAEYEEILHACEMARQVKQPFKNLMKRSSRPQLVIAIVMQVFQQFTGINAIMFYAPVLFQTIGFKNDASLLSAVITGIVNVLSTVVSVVLVDKVGRRFLLLEACGQMLITQVAIGGILLVNLKATNELGHGVAVWVVVLVCLFVSSFAWSWGPLGWLIPSETFPLATRTAGYAFAVSSNMLFTFVIAQAFLSMMCHLRAGIFFFFGAWIVVMGLFVIFLLPETKNVLIDEMTEKVWKQHWFWKRFMDEEEDKKHSV